A genomic region of Methanosarcina thermophila TM-1 contains the following coding sequences:
- a CDS encoding M1 family metallopeptidase, with translation MKNRLYKYYPEDFGELTVDVLHMDLVFDVYDDRTNVKSVLRVRTKDAPIEKLELNCRDLEIRAVSCIQYEISYRYRKDDAILEINFREEVPPHTEVAIVTDTVCRPTKHILEGLYYDETPAGAPPQQITQCQQWGFQRIVPCIDDMTAKCTYTTTIIADSRYTNLITNGDVVVERHTIKPGRDKIVYDNSVTPMATYLFFLGVGTYATFKREFEYPDGRTFMLELLVPPASEASAAEKALDILHDAVMWVYLFTGPEQFDEEKLSVRKEIWELVRRREKMKYETKSETTLEELEKLRSRLAELDATITPGYRYTGTVYREIGMQNSDFGGMENVGNTTITTNKIMPFPQMVDSAYEYMVKVKVHEYYHNQNGSEVTGKSPFEIWLNEAVTVHVEEQFHAFFFGEDYQRLSRVLELLEPVSGTFALDSGAASMPIIPEGFNDPNDLITAVTYVKAPEYVRMVETLIGKDTFARGLDRYFKKFKHSNASTQDWIEAMEEESGQPLKEMSETWLRQTKFPVVEVSAEYNRAERRFKFFLKQRVPADAKPWEFPFRAALVDENGNDLAEILERVSGETAELTIENVDMPAFLSLNRGYSFYGKLIYRASQEELLMQVRKDRDTIGRFMAFYTLVDREKLRLLKNPGSSPSEEFIELYYRLLNDRQLLEKAGGQFLTIFESVEDEEFAHRYQALYDVKQSLLKAIAWKYKNSVISAYRYFESGSTPMDSTLEETARAIKYRQAKNICLSILATLDTPDIHAMIKQQFETATCATDRLSAFSAYMDSSAPDKVEVLRAFEAESKKNLVAWEAFLSAIGSNSSIDAVELVREMERSDAFRIEQANDQRALYGSFARNRKKSLQTKEGRALFAEILRKLAPVNEYTTVNLLNAFAHIDMMETKYHIPLVKILADLLGELDPQKYPSVYNRIRKLLLGAPKAVKAYNIEHGEIPDL, from the coding sequence ATGAAGAACAGGCTTTACAAGTATTATCCGGAGGATTTCGGGGAACTTACGGTTGACGTTTTGCATATGGATCTTGTATTTGACGTTTATGATGACAGGACAAATGTGAAATCCGTGCTCAGGGTGAGGACAAAGGATGCTCCTATTGAAAAGTTGGAATTGAACTGCAGGGATCTTGAGATTCGGGCTGTGAGCTGCATACAGTATGAGATTTCTTACAGGTACCGGAAAGATGATGCGATTCTTGAGATTAATTTCAGAGAAGAGGTTCCGCCACATACCGAGGTTGCGATTGTCACGGATACGGTTTGCAGACCAACAAAGCATATTCTTGAAGGGCTGTACTATGACGAGACGCCGGCAGGTGCCCCTCCACAGCAGATCACGCAGTGCCAGCAGTGGGGGTTCCAGAGGATTGTGCCGTGCATTGATGATATGACTGCAAAATGCACGTATACCACTACCATTATTGCGGATTCGCGGTACACGAACCTGATTACAAATGGGGACGTCGTGGTTGAGAGGCATACAATAAAGCCTGGGAGGGATAAGATAGTTTATGATAACTCGGTCACACCGATGGCGACCTATCTCTTTTTCCTTGGGGTGGGGACTTATGCGACATTTAAGAGAGAATTCGAGTATCCTGACGGAAGGACTTTCATGCTCGAACTGCTCGTGCCCCCGGCGTCCGAGGCATCCGCTGCCGAAAAAGCACTTGATATTCTGCACGATGCGGTTATGTGGGTTTATCTTTTCACAGGACCCGAACAGTTCGATGAGGAAAAACTGTCTGTCAGGAAGGAGATCTGGGAGCTTGTCCGCAGGCGGGAAAAGATGAAATATGAAACAAAGTCCGAAACTACGCTGGAAGAACTTGAAAAGCTCAGATCCAGGCTTGCCGAGCTTGACGCAACCATCACTCCCGGGTACAGGTACACAGGCACAGTATACAGGGAAATCGGGATGCAGAATTCGGACTTCGGGGGTATGGAAAATGTCGGAAATACCACAATTACCACAAATAAGATAATGCCTTTCCCTCAAATGGTTGACTCCGCTTATGAATATATGGTAAAGGTAAAGGTGCACGAATATTATCACAACCAGAACGGGTCCGAAGTCACGGGAAAAAGCCCGTTTGAGATCTGGCTGAATGAAGCTGTTACCGTGCATGTCGAAGAGCAGTTCCACGCCTTTTTCTTTGGCGAAGATTACCAGAGGCTTTCGAGGGTGCTTGAGCTGCTTGAGCCTGTATCTGGGACATTTGCCCTGGATTCTGGAGCGGCTTCCATGCCGATCATTCCTGAAGGCTTCAACGACCCTAACGACCTGATTACCGCAGTTACTTACGTAAAAGCCCCGGAATATGTGCGGATGGTTGAAACCCTTATAGGAAAGGATACATTTGCCAGAGGTCTTGACAGGTACTTTAAAAAGTTCAAGCACTCCAATGCAAGCACTCAGGACTGGATCGAAGCTATGGAAGAGGAAAGCGGACAGCCTTTAAAGGAAATGTCCGAAACCTGGCTGAGGCAGACAAAGTTTCCTGTAGTTGAGGTTTCAGCCGAATATAACCGGGCTGAGCGGAGATTCAAATTCTTCCTCAAACAGAGGGTCCCCGCCGACGCAAAACCCTGGGAATTCCCGTTCAGGGCAGCCCTTGTGGACGAAAACGGGAACGACCTTGCTGAGATCCTCGAACGAGTAAGCGGGGAAACTGCCGAGCTTACAATTGAGAATGTGGATATGCCAGCCTTCCTTTCCCTTAACAGGGGCTATTCTTTCTACGGGAAGCTCATATACAGGGCAAGCCAGGAAGAGCTCTTGATGCAGGTTAGAAAGGATAGGGATACCATAGGCAGATTTATGGCTTTTTACACCCTGGTTGACAGAGAAAAGCTCAGGTTACTTAAGAATCCAGGATCTAGCCCCTCTGAGGAATTTATCGAGCTATACTACAGGCTCCTGAACGACCGGCAACTTCTTGAGAAAGCCGGTGGACAGTTCCTGACCATTTTTGAATCCGTAGAAGATGAAGAATTTGCCCACAGGTACCAGGCACTTTATGATGTAAAGCAATCCCTTCTGAAAGCAATTGCCTGGAAGTACAAAAACTCCGTGATTTCAGCCTACCGTTACTTTGAAAGTGGCTCAACTCCCATGGATTCTACGCTTGAAGAGACCGCCAGGGCAATCAAATACAGGCAGGCTAAAAACATCTGTCTTAGCATCCTTGCAACCCTTGACACTCCAGATATTCATGCCATGATAAAACAGCAGTTTGAGACTGCAACCTGTGCAACAGACCGGCTGAGCGCATTTTCTGCATACATGGACAGTTCAGCCCCTGACAAGGTTGAGGTACTGAGAGCCTTTGAAGCTGAATCAAAGAAAAATCTTGTTGCCTGGGAAGCTTTCCTTTCCGCAATAGGAAGCAACAGCAGCATTGACGCCGTAGAACTTGTAAGGGAAATGGAAAGGTCAGATGCTTTCAGGATAGAGCAGGCAAATGATCAGCGAGCCCTTTACGGTAGCTTTGCCCGTAACCGGAAAAAATCACTCCAGACCAAAGAAGGCAGAGCTCTCTTTGCAGAGATCCTTAGAAAGCTTGCTCCTGTAAACGAATACACTACAGTCAACCTGCTCAATGCCTTTGCACACATAGACATGATGGAAACAAAATACCATATTCCACTGGTAAAAATTCTGGCAGACCTCCTCGGAGAACTTGATCCCCAAAAATATCCGAGCGTGTATAATAGAATTCGAAAGCTCCTGCTCGGAGCTCCGAAAGCTGTAAAAGCCTACAATATAGAGCACGGAGAAATTCCGGATCTGTAA
- a CDS encoding CUB domain-containing protein: MGFNSQDFWTEWYTGDTLKVKLVTDSSGTANGFIIDKTETRTDTTASKNSLTESDSLAESDHPYANNYKNTWTISEPGADQIRLHFEYLKLAQNQRINFQVYDKLILYDKYDNVLKIYGDNMGFNSQDFWTEWYTGDTLKVKLVTDSSGTANGFIIDKTETRMKEEIDIGETDTGKSETDSDEPETNNQIITDDKEEVDTNSKDTSASVQLYGEKTNVTLGEDILLRLSAVNLITKPTMHVQVILLPPSGMSVTSTEFVQSGAGQYTTTYELEPGQGKDIEVRIKSNQVGNFNVNGRVIYYFEGDLENAEDHKLTLPIKVREGTSSNLQSPSAGTEDNAQSENETKSPGFGSIVALIGLLSFYALKRRDL, translated from the coding sequence ATGGGTTTTAATTCTCAAGATTTCTGGACAGAATGGTATACAGGTGATACATTAAAAGTCAAACTTGTAACAGACAGCTCAGGGACTGCGAATGGGTTTATAATTGACAAAACCGAAACCAGAACAGATACGACAGCCTCTAAGAACTCTTTAACTGAGTCTGACTCTTTAGCCGAGTCTGACCATCCTTATGCAAACAACTATAAGAATACTTGGACCATAAGCGAACCCGGTGCCGATCAGATACGGCTACATTTTGAATATCTTAAGCTTGCTCAAAATCAACGAATTAATTTTCAAGTTTACGATAAGTTAATTCTTTACGATAAATATGATAATGTACTTAAAATCTATGGAGATAATATGGGTTTTAATTCTCAAGATTTCTGGACAGAATGGTATACAGGTGATACATTAAAAGTCAAACTTGTAACAGACAGCTCAGGGACTGCGAATGGGTTTATAATTGACAAAACCGAAACCAGAATGAAAGAAGAAATAGATATTGGAGAAACAGATACTGGAAAATCCGAAACTGACTCTGATGAACCCGAAACTAATAATCAGATCATAACTGACGACAAGGAAGAAGTAGATACTAATTCTAAAGATACATCTGCTAGCGTGCAATTGTATGGCGAAAAGACAAATGTTACTTTGGGAGAAGATATTCTACTTAGACTTTCTGCTGTAAACTTGATCACAAAACCGACAATGCACGTCCAGGTAATCCTTCTCCCTCCTTCGGGAATGAGTGTAACATCCACAGAGTTTGTTCAATCTGGAGCTGGTCAGTATACAACTACTTATGAACTTGAGCCTGGACAGGGAAAAGATATTGAAGTAAGGATTAAGTCCAATCAGGTCGGAAACTTTAACGTTAATGGCAGGGTAATTTACTATTTTGAAGGTGATCTAGAAAATGCAGAAGATCATAAACTTACTCTACCGATAAAAGTTAGGGAAGGAACGTCATCAAACTTACAATCTCCTTCTGCTGGCACAGAGGATAATGCCCAATCAGAAAATGAAACTAAAAGTCCGGGATTTGGGTCAATTGTAGCGCTTATAGGGCTTTTATCCTTCTATGCATTGAAAAGACGAGATCTTTAA